One Methanococcus aeolicus Nankai-3 DNA segment encodes these proteins:
- a CDS encoding thymidylate synthase → MYCIKKPSVRASYEELVKEVLKNGEDMITEDGQKCREIRNTVIEITNPKLKSISPKYPLGKKAVEQYTNNLLYGSENVFSYDYHSRLFKYPVNNKEINQIDFIVEKLKEQQNSRRCVAITWQPNIDIEVSNKDHGSVPCLQFVQFLIRDNKLYQTVLFRSNDLAVAFVSNALGLIALGEMVAEKVGVDYGTYTHHSVSMHIYIDRDRDYIEKYFPESLKYLE, encoded by the coding sequence ATGTATTGTATCAAGAAACCTTCCGTCAGGGCAAGTTATGAAGAGTTAGTTAAAGAAGTATTGAAAAACGGGGAAGATATGATAACAGAAGATGGGCAAAAATGTAGGGAGATAAGAAACACAGTAATAGAAATTACAAATCCGAAATTAAAAAGTATAAGCCCTAAATACCCCCTTGGAAAAAAGGCAGTAGAGCAATACACCAATAATTTATTGTATGGCTCTGAAAATGTTTTTTCTTATGATTATCATTCTCGGTTATTCAAATATCCAGTAAATAATAAAGAAATAAACCAAATCGATTTTATTGTTGAGAAATTAAAAGAACAGCAAAATTCAAGGCGATGCGTTGCTATTACATGGCAACCCAATATTGATATTGAAGTAAGTAATAAAGACCATGGTTCTGTTCCATGTTTGCAATTTGTTCAATTTCTTATACGAGATAATAAGCTATATCAGACCGTATTATTTAGAAGTAACGATCTGGCAGTCGCTTTTGTAAGTAATGCATTAGGATTGATTGCATTAGGTGAAATGGTAGCGGAAAAAGTCGGCGTTGATTATGGAACATATACACACCACAGCGTTTCAATGCACATCTATATTGACAGGGATAGAGATTATATTGAAAAGTATTTTCCTGAATCTTTAAAATATTTAGAATAA
- the frhD gene encoding coenzyme F420-reducing hydrogenase, FrhD protein — protein sequence MNKLPNTDEINELDLSLSYYKEIMVLACGNILFADDGFSVHVLEKLQDLLTEEEREFVSLVDAGAGAPQQVLSLMDENSETKKIIVVDIIDYGLNPGEIKILEKEYLPDPEHTKLDIHDWPLSRALREVCDKYDIELKVVGCQAKYVSEPDVVLELTEEVAGAVDDAVNWILNEIRNNKNKN from the coding sequence GTGAATAAATTGCCAAATACCGATGAAATAAATGAATTAGATTTGTCATTATCATATTATAAGGAAATAATGGTATTGGCATGTGGAAATATTTTATTTGCCGACGATGGATTTAGTGTTCATGTATTGGAAAAACTACAAGATTTATTAACTGAGGAGGAGCGAGAATTTGTATCTTTGGTAGATGCAGGTGCCGGAGCTCCACAGCAAGTTTTATCTTTGATGGACGAAAATTCAGAAACAAAAAAAATCATTGTAGTTGATATAATCGATTATGGGCTAAATCCCGGAGAAATAAAAATTCTTGAAAAAGAATATTTACCAGACCCAGAACATACCAAATTAGATATTCACGACTGGCCATTATCAAGGGCATTACGGGAAGTATGCGATAAATATGACATTGAATTAAAAGTAGTAGGATGTCAGGCTAAATATGTTTCCGAACCCGATGTAGTTCTTGAATTAACAGAAGAAGTTGCGGGTGCTGTTGATGATGCTGTTAACTGGATATTAAATGAAATTAGAAATAATAAAAATAAAAATTAA
- a CDS encoding amidohydrolase family protein — protein MATYLKSNFLYGENFELKKGILTIEDNIIKGFTNENIKNYIKYDGIIIPPLINAHTHIGDNVIKDIGINKTLDELVKPPNGLKHKFLNSCDDKTIIYGILDGMYELYNNGINYFCDFRENGLKGIDLFKKSYQELLYPQEQSRKILPPNPIILGRPTKTDKLELKQEIKEILKNSNGIGLSGCNEYSDNELKFIRKKTTKLFSIHANEHKGSVEYSKKHHNRTEIERIIDLNLNPNFIIHATHSESHEINLLNEYNIPVVVCPRANASFNIGLPNIVELLKSNILIGLGTDNFMANSPSIFKEMDFIYKLYHIEPKEILKFATINNAKILGLNNVGLIKEGFKPDFTFIGPNSINIKYSKNIVASIITRCEMGNIDNFNIEINNRIYNDNNQ, from the coding sequence ATGGCAACATATCTTAAATCAAATTTTTTATATGGGGAAAATTTTGAGCTTAAAAAAGGAATTTTAACAATAGAAGACAACATAATAAAAGGATTTACAAACGAAAATATTAAAAACTACATAAAATATGATGGAATTATAATTCCCCCTCTAATAAACGCCCATACTCATATTGGGGACAATGTCATTAAAGATATTGGAATAAACAAAACTCTCGATGAATTGGTTAAACCACCAAATGGATTAAAACACAAATTTTTAAATAGTTGTGATGATAAAACAATAATCTATGGGATACTGGATGGTATGTATGAATTATACAACAATGGAATAAATTATTTTTGTGATTTTAGGGAAAATGGATTGAAAGGTATAGATTTATTTAAAAAATCATACCAGGAGCTCCTATATCCACAAGAACAATCAAGAAAAATACTACCGCCAAATCCAATAATATTGGGAAGACCAACTAAAACTGATAAATTAGAATTAAAACAAGAAATAAAAGAAATTTTAAAAAATTCCAATGGAATAGGGTTAAGTGGATGTAATGAATATTCGGATAACGAATTAAAATTTATTAGAAAAAAAACCACAAAACTATTTTCAATACATGCAAATGAGCATAAAGGTTCTGTGGAATATTCGAAGAAACACCATAATAGAACAGAAATAGAAAGAATAATAGATTTAAATCTAAATCCAAATTTTATAATTCACGCAACTCATTCAGAATCTCATGAAATAAATCTTTTAAATGAATACAATATTCCCGTTGTGGTTTGCCCGAGGGCAAATGCCTCTTTTAATATTGGATTGCCAAATATTGTGGAGCTCCTAAAATCAAACATATTAATTGGACTTGGGACGGATAATTTTATGGCTAATTCGCCCTCAATATTTAAAGAAATGGATTTTATTTATAAATTGTATCATATTGAGCCAAAAGAAATATTAAAATTTGCTACAATAAATAATGCCAAAATATTGGGGCTAAATAATGTGGGATTGATTAAAGAAGGATTTAAACCAGATTTTACATTTATTGGGCCAAATTCAATTAATATAAAATACTCCAAAAATATTGTGGCATCCATTATTACCCGGTGCGAAATGGGAAATATTGATAATTTTAATATTGAAATAAATAATAGAATATATAACGATAATAACCAATAA
- the frhG gene encoding coenzyme F420 hydrogenase subunit gamma, producing the protein MVTVAHVQLSSCCGCLVSLTDTYEKLLDVLGAIDLVYSQTIADAREIPEADIILVEGSVCLDDHHAMEIAQDVGKKAKILVALGACAATGGITRFCRGGQMSKPIHSSFSPITEVVKCDLAIPGCPPSPEIIVGLITAAIEGDMEYLAPFSEFAKNNTEACGCDVIEKVVNKSLCMGCGCCAASCPTRAIEMVEGRPLILNEVCIKCGCCGFQCPRIELPKNVMVLE; encoded by the coding sequence ATGGTAACAGTAGCTCATGTTCAATTGAGTAGTTGCTGTGGGTGTTTAGTATCCCTAACCGATACATACGAAAAACTTTTGGATGTATTGGGGGCAATTGACTTAGTTTATTCACAAACTATTGCAGATGCGAGAGAAATTCCTGAAGCCGATATTATATTAGTAGAAGGAAGTGTCTGTTTAGATGACCACCATGCAATGGAAATAGCTCAGGATGTAGGGAAAAAAGCAAAAATACTTGTAGCATTAGGGGCTTGTGCGGCAACAGGTGGAATTACCAGATTTTGTAGGGGTGGACAAATGTCAAAACCTATACACAGTTCATTTTCCCCTATTACTGAGGTTGTAAAATGTGATTTGGCAATTCCTGGATGTCCGCCATCGCCAGAAATTATAGTGGGGCTTATTACTGCAGCAATAGAGGGAGATATGGAATATTTAGCACCATTTTCAGAATTTGCTAAAAACAATACAGAAGCATGTGGATGCGATGTAATTGAAAAAGTAGTAAATAAATCGCTTTGTATGGGCTGTGGTTGCTGTGCGGCATCATGTCCTACAAGAGCTATTGAAATGGTGGAAGGAAGACCACTTATTTTAAATGAAGTATGTATAAAGTGCGGGTGCTGTGGATTCCAATGTCCAAGAATAGAACTTCCTAAAAATGTCATGGTATTGGAATAA
- a CDS encoding pentapeptide repeat-containing protein: MKFELENAVVEGDVSIADIYNKIKEENESLLNEIIEEKERKIILNMDIEINIENVEFKGKFNMEKFHNFEIKKNVIPSFNKELSFYEITFDKFVGFYGVLFNEYANFSKAVFEEDVNFKFSTFNGEAYFKDTKFNKQDMTNQGKTDFNGTTFEKYATFENAQFEGRADFNEVKFKENTDFSEAIFNDETHFYNAKFNMDTKKIGTANFTHTQFKKYAEFTSALFNKKVGFYHNIFEEEINFTDTKFKGRADFGGVIFKGKVGFNYSIFLDIVEFSDTTFEGEVDFKKAIFNKLKCSESTFKSRAYFEDIFFNLLSFVKCGFRDTTSFKKETLTDEKVKELNKEEITEIENYENLAIFNFVRFDEYTTIDNFQLSKTSFLRTDVRKVMLTEYFEDENFKEILSHKLLTNRNNNKGIYEKAYKILEKQLNNHISVLAEYRNLRLSIEDNITYEEASNLYKMEMGLKKKYSKNNFEKIAIILYGILSDYGESVEKSILWGIFAITSLPVIALACKYFSITIVGLYYLVKDIILLLILTVIIMGLIAYGVLATISWDYNTTTTKLGELFTKFKTIIGHICGAISSINPKLFPYAMFFLVVGIFYVSVQYYVSLLDTITVFFQLGINTTTAETNNPEHIMKNWELPIRIISLILLGNLYIALRRRLSRK, from the coding sequence ATGAAATTTGAATTAGAAAATGCAGTTGTTGAAGGAGATGTCTCTATTGCTGATATTTATAATAAAATAAAAGAAGAAAATGAATCATTATTAAATGAAATTATTGAAGAAAAAGAGAGAAAAATAATTTTAAATATGGATATAGAAATAAATATAGAAAATGTTGAATTTAAAGGCAAATTTAACATGGAAAAATTTCATAATTTCGAAATTAAAAAAAATGTTATACCATCATTTAATAAAGAACTTAGTTTTTATGAAATTACATTTGATAAATTTGTGGGTTTTTATGGAGTATTATTTAATGAATATGCTAATTTTAGTAAAGCCGTATTTGAAGAAGATGTTAATTTTAAGTTCTCTACTTTTAATGGAGAAGCTTATTTTAAAGATACTAAATTTAACAAACAAGATATGACAAATCAGGGAAAAACGGATTTTAATGGGACTACATTTGAAAAGTATGCTACTTTTGAAAACGCCCAATTTGAAGGAAGGGCTGATTTTAATGAAGTCAAATTTAAAGAAAATACTGATTTTAGTGAAGCCATATTTAATGATGAGACACATTTTTACAATGCCAAATTTAACATGGATACAAAAAAAATAGGAACTGCGAATTTCACCCACACTCAATTTAAAAAATATGCTGAGTTTACATCTGCATTATTTAACAAAAAAGTAGGGTTCTATCATAATATATTCGAAGAAGAAATTAATTTCACAGATACTAAATTTAAAGGAAGGGCTGATTTTGGGGGAGTTATATTTAAAGGAAAAGTTGGGTTTAACTACTCCATATTTTTAGATATCGTCGAGTTTAGTGATACTACTTTTGAAGGAGAAGTTGATTTTAAGAAAGCCATATTTAATAAATTGAAATGTTCTGAATCAACTTTTAAATCTCGTGCGTATTTTGAAGATATTTTTTTTAATTTATTATCTTTTGTCAAATGTGGATTTAGGGACACTACATCATTTAAAAAAGAGACATTAACTGATGAAAAAGTTAAAGAATTAAATAAAGAAGAAATAACAGAAATAGAAAATTATGAAAATTTAGCAATATTTAATTTTGTTAGGTTTGATGAATATACTACAATAGATAATTTTCAATTATCAAAAACATCTTTTTTAAGAACAGATGTTAGAAAAGTAATGCTTACAGAATATTTTGAAGATGAAAATTTTAAAGAAATATTATCTCATAAACTTTTAACTAACCGTAATAATAATAAAGGAATATATGAAAAAGCATATAAAATACTCGAAAAACAGTTAAATAACCACATTTCCGTTCTTGCAGAATATAGAAACCTAAGATTATCCATTGAAGATAACATAACTTATGAAGAAGCTTCAAATTTATATAAGATGGAAATGGGGTTAAAAAAAAAGTATTCAAAAAATAATTTTGAAAAAATTGCTATTATACTATATGGCATATTGTCTGACTATGGAGAATCTGTGGAAAAATCTATTTTATGGGGTATTTTTGCGATTACCTCGCTACCAGTAATAGCATTAGCTTGCAAATATTTCAGTATAACCATTGTGGGTTTATATTACTTGGTAAAAGATATTATATTACTATTGATATTAACAGTTATAATCATGGGTTTAATAGCATATGGTGTATTGGCAACTATATCATGGGATTATAATACTACAACCACCAAACTTGGCGAGTTATTTACGAAGTTTAAAACTATAATTGGCCATATATGCGGTGCAATATCATCAATTAACCCAAAATTGTTCCCATATGCAATGTTTTTTTTAGTAGTAGGTATTTTTTACGTTAGCGTCCAATATTATGTATCACTTCTCGATACAATTACTGTATTTTTCCAATTGGGTATTAATACTACAACAGCAGAAACTAATAATCCTGAGCACATTATGAAAAACTGGGAGCTCCCTATAAGAATAATATCATTAATTTTATTGGGTAATCTATATATCGCACTTAGAAGAAGATTGAGCAGAAAATAA
- the glyA gene encoding bifunctional serine hydroxymethyltransferase/L-allo-threonine aldolase translates to MNPSEVQQFVRETALKQHNWMRECIKLIASENITSIPVREACATDFMHRYAEGLPNNRLYQGCEYIDDIENLCIELSEDIFKAEHANVQPTSGVVANLAVFFAEAKPGDKLMAMDVPNGGHISHWKVSAAGIRGLRASAHPFDAEEMNIDVDKMVKQILEEKPRLVLFGGSLFPFPHPVKDAVDAANEVGATIAYDGAHVLGLIAGGQFQDPLREGAEYMMGSTHKTLFGTQGGVVLTEKKNAKKIDDKIFPGVVSNHHLHHKAGLAIALAETKEFGEAYAKQVVKNAKALGQALYERGCNVLCEHKGFTESHQVILDIEKSECIEFSARELATMFEEANIILNKNLLPWDDVSNSDNPSGIRLGSQECTRLGMKESEMDEIAEFMKRIAIDGEDIKKVKEDIVEFAKSYSEIHYAFEGGDAFKYLKFY, encoded by the coding sequence ATGAATCCATCAGAAGTTCAACAATTTGTAAGAGAAACGGCTCTAAAACAACACAACTGGATGAGAGAATGTATTAAATTAATTGCAAGTGAAAATATAACCAGTATTCCAGTAAGAGAAGCATGTGCTACTGACTTTATGCACAGATATGCAGAAGGATTACCAAATAACAGGTTATACCAGGGTTGCGAATATATAGACGACATTGAAAATTTATGTATTGAATTATCGGAAGATATTTTTAAAGCAGAACATGCAAATGTGCAACCAACAAGTGGTGTGGTGGCAAATCTTGCCGTATTTTTCGCAGAGGCAAAACCGGGCGATAAATTAATGGCTATGGATGTTCCAAATGGGGGACATATAAGCCACTGGAAAGTAAGTGCCGCAGGTATTAGAGGATTAAGAGCATCAGCTCACCCATTCGATGCCGAAGAGATGAACATCGATGTAGATAAAATGGTTAAACAAATTTTGGAAGAAAAACCAAGATTGGTATTATTTGGTGGTAGTTTATTCCCATTCCCACACCCAGTAAAAGATGCCGTAGATGCTGCAAATGAAGTTGGGGCAACTATTGCCTATGATGGAGCTCATGTATTGGGATTAATTGCGGGAGGACAATTCCAAGACCCACTCAGAGAAGGGGCTGAATATATGATGGGAAGCACCCACAAAACATTATTTGGAACCCAAGGTGGAGTGGTATTAACAGAGAAAAAGAATGCTAAGAAAATCGATGATAAAATATTCCCTGGAGTTGTATCAAACCATCATTTACACCATAAGGCAGGTCTTGCTATTGCACTGGCAGAAACAAAAGAATTTGGAGAAGCTTATGCTAAACAAGTTGTTAAAAATGCTAAGGCACTTGGACAGGCTTTATATGAAAGAGGCTGTAATGTGTTGTGTGAGCACAAAGGATTTACAGAAAGCCACCAAGTTATACTTGACATAGAAAAATCAGAATGCATTGAGTTTTCAGCAAGAGAATTGGCAACAATGTTTGAAGAAGCCAATATAATATTAAATAAAAACCTATTGCCGTGGGACGATGTGAGCAATTCCGATAATCCAAGCGGTATAAGATTGGGAAGTCAAGAATGTACTCGGTTAGGAATGAAGGAAAGCGAAATGGACGAAATTGCTGAATTTATGAAAAGAATAGCAATTGATGGAGAGGACATTAAAAAAGTTAAAGAAGATATTGTAGAATTTGCTAAAAGCTATTCGGAAATACATTATGCTTTTGAGGGCGGAGATGCTTTTAAATATCTTAAATTCTATTAA
- the frhA gene encoding coenzyme F420 hydrogenase subunit alpha → MPEEIRITPTTRHEGHAKLILEVNDEGSVSKAYYPNTTPVRGFETMLKGKPASFAPIAVMRICGICQTTHGIASCEAVEDAIGCEIPEDGKLLRELVGLGNRMHSHPLHHLLTADDFIKPEETELKTSAITLIQRMRKVGQLIVDVVGGEGIHPPNIVIGGMRTNISERAKSKLYYACKQYEKDAYEMYDVYTMLIERYLEEIGIPDLGAHDFPYLATHTTYGDKDAISWNDVTEIPAQRYYKNKEVAQTSTSQIPLYGGVPVEGGPRARMVKFGDLKAGGGVMDINIARAMENLGAAYRALDILDQLNINGSTKVVPEYKDGSGIGVHEAPRATNTHMAEVGKDGKIKNYNIIAASTWNFPVVEKAIEKYPHEYAEVIMRAYDIUASCATHIIVKDDQTKELIEVRKI, encoded by the coding sequence GTGCCAGAAGAAATTAGAATTACCCCTACCACAAGACATGAGGGGCATGCTAAATTAATATTAGAAGTGAATGACGAAGGATCAGTAAGTAAAGCATATTACCCAAATACTACTCCCGTTAGGGGATTTGAGACAATGTTAAAGGGCAAACCTGCAAGTTTTGCACCTATTGCCGTTATGAGAATTTGCGGTATTTGTCAAACCACCCACGGTATAGCATCATGCGAGGCTGTTGAAGATGCAATTGGATGCGAAATACCAGAAGACGGTAAATTACTAAGAGAATTGGTGGGATTAGGAAACAGAATGCACTCCCACCCATTACATCATCTATTGACTGCTGACGACTTTATAAAACCAGAGGAAACTGAATTAAAAACAAGTGCTATTACCCTTATTCAAAGAATGAGGAAAGTAGGGCAGTTAATAGTAGATGTCGTAGGTGGGGAAGGAATACACCCACCAAACATAGTAATTGGTGGTATGAGAACCAATATTTCAGAAAGAGCAAAATCAAAATTATATTATGCTTGTAAACAATATGAAAAAGATGCCTATGAAATGTATGATGTATATACTATGTTAATCGAGAGATACCTCGAAGAAATCGGAATACCTGATTTAGGGGCTCACGACTTCCCATACTTAGCAACACATACAACATATGGAGATAAGGATGCTATAAGTTGGAATGATGTTACAGAAATACCTGCCCAAAGATACTATAAAAATAAAGAAGTAGCCCAAACATCAACAAGTCAAATACCACTTTATGGAGGAGTTCCAGTAGAAGGAGGTCCAAGAGCAAGAATGGTTAAATTTGGAGATTTAAAAGCTGGTGGCGGAGTAATGGATATAAACATTGCAAGAGCTATGGAAAACTTAGGAGCAGCATACAGGGCATTAGATATACTTGACCAACTAAATATTAATGGAAGCACAAAAGTAGTTCCAGAATATAAGGACGGTTCTGGAATTGGTGTTCATGAAGCTCCAAGAGCTACAAATACCCACATGGCAGAAGTTGGAAAAGACGGAAAAATTAAAAATTACAACATTATTGCAGCTTCAACATGGAACTTCCCAGTAGTTGAAAAGGCAATTGAAAAATACCCGCACGAATATGCAGAAGTCATAATGCGTGCCTATGATATATGAGCTTCATGTGCTACGCACATCATCGTAAAAGATGACCAGACAAAAGAATTAATTGAAGTAAGAAAAATATAA
- the frhB gene encoding coenzyme F420 hydrogenase subunit beta, protein MDAFGNYKSVISARIADKAVLKKVQDGGIVTAAFVYGLENNLLDGAVVASVGEEFRAVPKVATTVEEILEAAGTKYTTCPNLSVLKQAIREYGCEKVGVVGTPCQIIATRKSLKYPVGFRHMNDKIALTVGIFCMENFPYNGMKTIVEEHCGVKMDDVAKLDIGKGKFWTYTKWGETKSIKLADTHPYEQIACHVCTDYTAELADISTGSVGSPDGWSTVFARTEKGEEFLNGMVESGYLETKPVNEGKFGLELLAKLANIKKSKNQKEIDHRKEIGLPVPY, encoded by the coding sequence ATGGATGCTTTTGGAAATTATAAATCAGTAATATCTGCAAGAATTGCAGATAAAGCAGTGCTTAAAAAAGTACAGGATGGAGGTATTGTAACCGCAGCATTTGTATATGGATTGGAAAACAACCTATTGGATGGTGCAGTTGTGGCAAGTGTGGGGGAAGAATTTAGGGCCGTTCCTAAGGTGGCAACCACAGTTGAAGAAATATTGGAAGCCGCAGGAACAAAATATACCACCTGTCCAAATTTATCGGTATTAAAACAAGCAATTAGAGAATACGGCTGTGAAAAGGTTGGAGTTGTTGGAACGCCATGCCAAATAATAGCTACAAGAAAATCCTTAAAATATCCAGTTGGATTTAGGCATATGAACGATAAAATTGCCTTAACAGTTGGTATTTTCTGTATGGAAAACTTCCCATACAATGGAATGAAAACCATAGTAGAAGAACACTGCGGAGTAAAAATGGATGATGTGGCTAAATTAGACATTGGAAAAGGAAAATTCTGGACATACACAAAATGGGGGGAAACAAAGTCAATTAAATTGGCCGATACTCACCCATATGAGCAAATAGCATGTCATGTATGCACAGATTATACCGCAGAATTAGCCGACATTTCAACAGGTTCAGTGGGTAGCCCTGATGGTTGGAGTACAGTATTTGCAAGAACTGAAAAAGGAGAAGAATTCCTTAATGGCATGGTAGAATCAGGATATTTAGAAACCAAACCAGTAAATGAAGGTAAATTTGGTTTAGAATTATTGGCAAAACTTGCAAACATTAAAAAGTCCAAAAACCAAAAAGAAATAGACCATAGAAAAGAAATTGGACTTCCAGTTCCTTACTAA
- a CDS encoding MBL fold metallo-hydrolase — MTIVRFHGGCHQIGMSCVEIDTKKSKILVDCGMNPSDNSLPKINPNDIDAVVVSHSHLDHCGAVPYFNFKNPIYSTIPSVDLMYILWKDISKLSKTYPEENIQKAMNNIKAVNYREPKKITSDITMRLYDAGHILGSSSVYLDIGGKKLLYTGDINEIETRTLKSADTDIDEIDTLIIESTYGAPTDIKPSRKALEKQLIDEISATIEKGGKVIIPVFAVGRSQEIIAVLHNYMRSKLLKRVPIYVEGSLVHTTGIYMSHSEWLNPKIRNNLENRINPFGDVTIVNKENSSEIYNKEPCIIISTSGMVQGGPILQYLKLLKSPKNKIILTGFQAEETLGRQLEDGAEEITPFRNKIPVRGEVVKVEFSAHSDYNSLIRYMKKIPKPKKVFVMHGERYQSLSFAMTIWKNFKIPAIAPTAGSILPLF, encoded by the coding sequence ATGACTATTGTTAGATTTCACGGAGGATGTCACCAAATTGGTATGTCCTGTGTGGAAATTGATACAAAAAAATCAAAAATACTTGTAGATTGTGGTATGAATCCATCGGATAATTCATTACCAAAAATTAATCCAAATGATATTGATGCCGTTGTGGTGTCACATTCTCATTTAGACCATTGTGGAGCGGTTCCTTATTTTAATTTTAAAAATCCGATTTATTCCACAATACCAAGTGTTGATTTAATGTATATTTTATGGAAAGATATTTCAAAATTATCAAAAACATACCCTGAAGAGAATATACAAAAGGCTATGAATAATATAAAGGCAGTAAATTACAGAGAGCCTAAAAAAATCACCAGCGATATTACAATGAGGTTGTATGATGCTGGGCATATATTGGGGAGCTCCTCTGTATATTTGGACATAGGCGGTAAAAAACTACTATATACTGGAGATATCAACGAAATAGAAACCAGAACGCTAAAATCAGCCGACACAGATATTGATGAAATTGATACCCTTATAATTGAATCTACCTACGGAGCTCCAACAGATATAAAACCATCTAGAAAGGCACTCGAAAAACAACTTATTGATGAAATATCTGCCACCATAGAAAAAGGAGGCAAGGTAATTATTCCAGTTTTTGCTGTGGGGCGGTCTCAGGAGATTATAGCGGTATTGCATAATTATATGAGGAGTAAATTATTAAAAAGAGTTCCCATATATGTTGAAGGCTCTTTGGTGCATACCACAGGAATATATATGAGCCATTCAGAATGGTTAAATCCTAAAATAAGAAACAACCTTGAAAATAGGATAAATCCATTTGGAGATGTCACCATTGTAAATAAAGAAAATAGTAGTGAAATATATAATAAGGAACCATGCATTATAATTTCTACCTCTGGAATGGTGCAAGGAGGCCCCATATTACAATATTTAAAACTTCTAAAAAGTCCAAAAAATAAAATAATATTAACAGGGTTCCAAGCAGAAGAGACACTGGGAAGACAGCTTGAAGACGGGGCAGAGGAAATAACTCCATTTAGGAATAAAATTCCAGTAAGGGGCGAAGTTGTAAAAGTGGAATTTTCGGCCCACAGTGATTATAATTCATTAATAAGATATATGAAGAAAATACCAAAACCTAAAAAAGTATTTGTAATGCATGGTGAAAGATATCAATCTTTATCATTTGCCATGACAATTTGGAAAAACTTTAAAATTCCAGCTATCGCTCCAACGGCGGGTAGTATATTACCTTTATTTTAA